The Plasmodium yoelii strain 17X genome assembly, chromosome: 4 genome has a window encoding:
- a CDS encoding PIR protein, fragment produces MNFKNNNKEYVGYILMLVGCMLSLKNNDGTNNLKYFYSTFINSDEKYKAIKDATDYKDLIDKKQNLMNMIIIFKFYDAFKILCNIYNEYKKENTNCKNYLKKAKEFVKKYEELNKDLNITEDSPFYQVFSSLSTDYNNLKKMQWC; encoded by the coding sequence atgaattttaaaaataacaataaggAATATGTTGGATACATTTTGATGTTGGTAGGTTGTATGTTAAGCCTAAAGAATAATGATGGAACCAACaatctaaaatatttttatagtacATTTATAAATAGTGATGAAAAGTATAAGGCTATAAAAGATGCTACTGattataaggatcttatagataaaaaacaaaatttgatgaatatgataattatatttaaattttatgatgcatttaaaatcttatgtaacatatataatgagtataaaaaagaaaatacaaattgcaaaaattatttaaaaaaagctaaagaatttgttaaaaaatatgaggAACTTAACAAAGATCTTAATATTACTGAAGACAGCCCCTTTTATCAAGTATTTTCTAGCTTATCaactgattataataatttaaaaaaaatgcagtGGTGTTAA